The proteins below come from a single Bacillota bacterium genomic window:
- the cdhB gene encoding CO dehydrogenase/acetyl-CoA synthase complex subunit epsilon, which translates to MPEGEFLFVPYYTVNTLTGTKAARVVSDPVEAAEIIDRARNPLYILGPETITSEVGEKLLLEYVLEIVRANNILTCATAHVKKKMLEFGKRPDCVYDIIEIIHFLKMPDWQGVRGRGSHDLVLFTGVRCDLAERGLATLKHFAPHLKTFAVCRRGHPNADYTAPVIPRMEKWREYLEGIIRGLY; encoded by the coding sequence ATGCCTGAGGGAGAATTTCTATTTGTTCCGTACTACACGGTGAACACGTTAACCGGAACAAAGGCCGCCCGGGTTGTTTCGGACCCGGTTGAGGCGGCCGAGATTATCGACCGGGCCAGGAACCCGTTATACATTCTGGGGCCGGAGACCATCACCTCCGAAGTCGGGGAAAAGCTTTTGCTCGAATACGTGTTAGAAATCGTCAGGGCAAACAACATTCTCACCTGCGCCACGGCACACGTGAAGAAAAAGATGCTGGAGTTCGGGAAAAGACCGGACTGTGTTTACGACATCATCGAAATCATCCACTTTCTGAAAATGCCGGACTGGCAGGGGGTTAGGGGACGCGGTTCGCACGACTTGGTTCTTTTCACCGGCGTCAGATGTGATCTGGCCGAACGCGGCCTGGCCACCTTAAAGCACTTTGCGCCCCATCTGAAAACCTTCGCTGTTTGCCGGCGCGGCCACCCCAATGCGGATTACACCGCGCCGGTAATCCCGAGAATGGAAAAGTGGCGGGAGTACCTTGAGGGGATCATAAGAGGCCTTTATTAA
- the cdhA gene encoding CO dehydrogenase/acetyl-CoA synthase complex subunit alpha, with amino-acid sequence MSKTEKFREKINGIIRAEEPWEAVGHTPLPLVTDLRNWDFRLMKTYRPFYAPFCDLCCLCNFGKCDLTLDRKGACGIDMATQQARMILISCLMGAAAHGAHGRHLIEHLIEKHGENHPLDLGDQVNVEAPIIRTVLGLKPKTLGDLRRAVEYVERELIHLVAATHTGQEGSNLDYESKAFHCGMLDHVALEACDIAQITGFNYPTSVVETPLVELGWGTIDRTKPVILLVGHNAAAANSMTDYLRRKNLLDKVELAGICCTALDTTRYNEGAKVVGPLAQQRFFLKTGIADVIVADEQCVLTDIPALAKETGAALIAWSDKICYGLDNVTEKETGEIVKMIAGEKKQVLVLDPDKAAQAAVEAALALAPTRKKTILTPEQAVEIAGRCRKKCEKCNQNCANLLPVGTAVSQAGEGNLEPLADLFRKCTGCGKCEAACDFNLPILKLMAAAAGAEKYKVRVGRGPIHDVEIRKVGSPIVLGTIPGVVLFAGCSNYPDVGDVAWMAEELARRKYIVCLSGCAAMAAGMYKDADGKTIYEKYPPSFDAGGVLNVGSCVSNAHVVGAAIKIANIFAALPGRANFELIADYILNRVGACAVVWGPYSQKALAIGTGAIRWGIPLLLGPHGAKYRRLFMSKKEYDDWTVIDGRTEQLVDTREPTPEHMAIVVETRERALPTMIKLCMRRNDTSPGRAIKLHQYISVYKEHLGTLPDDLQNFVRTERDVPLVYKKEVLAYLKAVGWQPKPALSLPTIIGTYETKVPVSATLR; translated from the coding sequence ATGAGCAAAACAGAAAAATTTAGAGAAAAAATCAACGGAATCATCAGGGCCGAAGAACCCTGGGAAGCCGTAGGCCATACACCGCTGCCCCTGGTGACTGACTTGCGCAACTGGGACTTTCGCTTGATGAAAACTTACCGGCCCTTTTATGCACCGTTTTGCGATCTCTGCTGTTTATGCAATTTCGGCAAGTGCGACTTGACGCTGGACCGCAAAGGTGCCTGCGGCATCGACATGGCCACCCAGCAGGCCAGGATGATCTTGATCTCCTGCTTGATGGGCGCCGCCGCCCATGGGGCGCACGGGCGCCACCTGATCGAGCACCTTATTGAAAAGCACGGCGAAAATCATCCGCTTGATTTGGGGGACCAAGTCAATGTGGAAGCGCCGATCATCAGGACCGTGCTCGGTTTAAAGCCGAAAACCCTCGGCGACCTGCGCCGGGCCGTTGAATATGTGGAAAGGGAACTTATCCATCTGGTTGCCGCCACCCATACCGGACAGGAAGGAAGCAATCTGGACTACGAGTCTAAGGCCTTCCACTGCGGAATGCTGGACCACGTCGCCTTGGAGGCCTGCGACATCGCCCAAATCACCGGGTTTAACTACCCGACGTCGGTGGTTGAAACACCGCTGGTCGAGCTGGGGTGGGGCACCATTGACCGCACGAAGCCGGTGATCCTTCTGGTGGGCCACAACGCCGCGGCCGCCAACAGTATGACCGATTACCTGCGGCGAAAAAACCTTTTGGACAAGGTGGAACTGGCCGGAATCTGTTGTACGGCGCTGGACACCACCCGGTACAACGAGGGCGCGAAGGTGGTCGGCCCGCTGGCGCAGCAGCGCTTTTTTCTAAAAACCGGCATCGCCGACGTGATTGTGGCCGATGAGCAATGCGTGCTGACCGATATTCCGGCCCTCGCCAAAGAAACAGGCGCGGCGCTCATCGCCTGGTCGGACAAAATCTGCTACGGTCTGGACAACGTCACCGAAAAAGAGACCGGCGAGATTGTAAAAATGATTGCCGGGGAAAAGAAACAGGTCCTGGTTTTAGACCCCGACAAGGCGGCGCAAGCGGCGGTAGAGGCGGCACTGGCCTTGGCGCCGACGCGCAAAAAAACCATTCTTACCCCCGAGCAGGCCGTCGAGATCGCCGGCAGGTGCCGAAAAAAGTGCGAGAAGTGCAATCAAAACTGCGCCAACCTGCTACCGGTCGGCACGGCGGTCAGCCAGGCCGGCGAAGGGAATCTGGAACCGCTTGCCGATCTGTTCAGGAAGTGCACCGGTTGCGGGAAATGTGAAGCCGCCTGCGATTTTAATCTTCCCATCCTAAAGTTAATGGCGGCGGCGGCTGGAGCGGAGAAATACAAAGTGCGGGTCGGTCGGGGGCCGATCCACGACGTGGAAATAAGAAAAGTGGGTTCCCCCATCGTTTTGGGTACCATCCCGGGGGTGGTGCTGTTTGCCGGGTGTTCCAATTATCCGGACGTTGGCGACGTGGCCTGGATGGCGGAGGAGCTGGCGCGCCGCAAGTACATCGTCTGCCTTTCCGGATGCGCGGCAATGGCGGCGGGAATGTACAAAGACGCCGATGGAAAGACCATTTACGAAAAGTACCCGCCTTCATTCGACGCCGGCGGCGTCCTCAACGTGGGTTCCTGCGTCTCCAACGCGCACGTGGTCGGTGCCGCCATCAAGATCGCCAACATCTTCGCCGCTTTGCCCGGCCGGGCCAATTTTGAATTGATTGCCGACTACATCCTCAACCGGGTGGGTGCCTGTGCCGTGGTTTGGGGTCCCTATTCCCAGAAGGCCCTGGCCATCGGCACGGGCGCCATACGGTGGGGGATTCCCCTTTTGCTTGGTCCCCACGGGGCCAAATACAGAAGGCTCTTTATGAGCAAGAAGGAATACGACGACTGGACGGTTATCGACGGCCGGACCGAGCAGTTGGTCGATACCCGGGAGCCCACCCCGGAGCACATGGCCATCGTCGTGGAAACCAGGGAAAGGGCTCTGCCCACTATGATCAAGCTTTGCATGCGGCGAAACGACACTTCTCCCGGCCGGGCGATCAAACTGCATCAGTATATCTCCGTTTATAAAGAACATTTGGGTACGCTTCCTGACGACCTGCAAAACTTCGTCCGCACCGAACGGGATGTGCCCCTGGTTTACAAAAAAGAGGTGCTGGCTTACTTAAAAGCAGTCGGCTGGCAGCCGAAGCCGGCTTTGTCCCTGCCGACCATCATCGGCACTTACGAAACGAAGGTGCCCGTTTCGGCCACGCTAAGGTAG
- the folD gene encoding bifunctional methylenetetrahydrofolate dehydrogenase/methenyltetrahydrofolate cyclohydrolase FolD, translated as MEPRILDGKAVAGRVKAEAAREAEAFRERYGHPPGLAVVLVGDNPASQTYVRNKEAACREVGIDSEVYRLEASVPEAAVRRLLEQLNERIDIHGILVQLPLPPHLDARMLMEAIRPEKDADGFHPLNVGRLVTGEAGMIPCTPRGIITLLERSGVSIAGKHAVVVGRSNIVGKPVALLLLERHATVTVCHSRTPDLAAVTLGGDILVVAVGRPQMITGNMVKEGAVVVDVGINRLDGRLVGDVDFASVQPKAGFITPVPGGVGPMTVAMLLANTVEAAWRLAGLPEGSGDATGTGI; from the coding sequence ATGGAACCACGGATCCTTGACGGCAAGGCGGTTGCGGGCCGGGTGAAGGCCGAGGCCGCCCGTGAGGCGGAGGCCTTCAGGGAAAGGTACGGACACCCTCCCGGCCTGGCGGTGGTCCTGGTCGGGGACAACCCGGCGTCGCAGACGTACGTGCGGAACAAGGAAGCCGCCTGCCGGGAGGTGGGTATCGACTCCGAGGTATACCGTCTGGAAGCCTCGGTGCCGGAGGCGGCGGTGCGCCGCCTGCTTGAGCAGCTGAACGAGAGAATCGACATTCACGGCATTCTGGTACAGCTTCCCCTGCCGCCGCACCTCGACGCCCGCATGCTTATGGAAGCCATCCGGCCCGAGAAGGACGCCGACGGGTTTCACCCCCTGAATGTCGGCCGCCTGGTCACCGGCGAGGCCGGCATGATTCCATGCACACCGCGGGGGATCATCACGCTCCTGGAGCGGTCGGGCGTTTCCATTGCCGGAAAGCACGCCGTGGTCGTCGGCCGCAGCAACATCGTCGGCAAACCGGTGGCGCTGTTGCTCCTGGAGCGCCACGCCACGGTGACGGTGTGCCATTCGCGGACGCCGGACCTGGCCGCCGTGACCTTGGGCGGCGACATTCTCGTGGTGGCCGTGGGCCGGCCCCAGATGATCACGGGGAACATGGTCAAGGAGGGGGCGGTGGTGGTCGATGTGGGGATCAATCGGCTGGACGGCCGTTTGGTGGGCGACGTGGACTTTGCCTCGGTGCAGCCCAAGGCCGGATTCATCACCCCGGTGCCCGGGGGTGTCGGACCCATGACGGTGGCCATGCTCCTCGCCAACACCGTCGAAGCGGCCTGGCGTCTCGCCGGTTTGCCGGAGGGGAGTGGAGATGCCACTGGCACCGGCATATGA
- the pyrF gene encoding orotidine-5'-phosphate decarboxylase, with amino-acid sequence MSESRVPGDTRGHPGAPASAGRRVGGLAGRRILVALDVDERERALTLARELRDEVGGFKIGMRLFFRHGPRIVEELAAADARLFLDLKLHDIPETVAQGVRALAGLGAHIINVHAAGGLAMMRAAAEAAHAEAAQAGVPVPKLVAVTVLTSLEQENLSRELGFGKNLEQVVLAWAGLAKAAGLDGVVSSPLELTTLRTALGPDFLLITPGIRPAGAELQDQKRVLTPAQAVQAGADYLVIGRPITAAPDPVAAVQAIARELAAV; translated from the coding sequence ATGTCGGAGTCGAGGGTACCCGGGGATACCCGGGGGCACCCGGGGGCACCTGCGTCAGCGGGTCGGCGGGTCGGCGGGTTGGCGGGCCGGCGGATTCTGGTGGCGCTGGACGTGGACGAGCGCGAGCGGGCGCTCACTCTGGCCCGGGAACTCCGGGACGAGGTGGGCGGCTTTAAGATCGGCATGCGGCTCTTTTTCCGCCACGGCCCGCGGATCGTGGAGGAGCTGGCCGCCGCCGACGCCCGGCTCTTTCTGGACTTAAAACTGCACGACATTCCAGAAACGGTGGCCCAGGGGGTGCGGGCGCTGGCGGGCCTGGGTGCGCACATCATCAACGTGCACGCCGCCGGGGGCCTCGCCATGATGCGGGCGGCGGCCGAGGCGGCGCATGCGGAGGCGGCGCAGGCCGGGGTCCCGGTTCCGAAGCTCGTGGCCGTCACCGTGCTGACCAGCCTGGAGCAAGAGAACTTAAGCCGGGAACTGGGCTTCGGGAAGAACCTGGAACAAGTGGTTCTGGCCTGGGCCGGGCTGGCCAAGGCCGCCGGCCTGGACGGCGTGGTGTCCTCGCCGCTGGAACTGACCACGCTCCGCACCGCCCTGGGGCCGGACTTCCTGCTGATCACGCCGGGCATCCGCCCGGCAGGCGCCGAATTGCAAGACCAGAAACGGGTGCTGACCCCGGCGCAAGCCGTGCAGGCCGGCGCCGACTACCTGGTGATCGGCCGCCCCATCACCGCGGCCCCCGACCCCGTGGCCGCCGTGCAAGCCATCGCCCGGGAACTGGCGGCGGTATAA
- a CDS encoding dihydroorotate dehydrogenase, with the protein MKTKTAVDIAGLKLKNPVLTASGTVGFGEEYAPYLDLSGLGALVVKTITLKPRAGNPPPRITETPAGVINAVGLQNPGVEALVADILPRLARFGVPVIVSIAGETAGEYARLAGRLDGVPGIAALEVNISCPNVKAGGIAFGTEPAMTAEVVRRVRENTALPVIAKLSPNVTDIRTIALAAAGAGADALSLINTLSAMVIDVERRRPLLGNVFGGLSGPAVRPVAVRAVWQVYRAVALPLIGMGGIMTARDALEFILAGARAVAVGTANLVNPGAAAAVAAGLEQYLAEQGIGDINELVGAAHRTGG; encoded by the coding sequence ATGAAAACGAAAACGGCGGTCGACATCGCCGGGCTCAAGCTCAAAAACCCGGTGCTCACCGCCTCGGGAACGGTGGGCTTCGGCGAGGAGTACGCGCCCTACCTGGACCTCTCCGGGCTCGGCGCGCTGGTGGTTAAAACGATCACGTTAAAACCCCGGGCCGGCAACCCGCCACCCCGGATTACCGAGACCCCGGCCGGGGTGATCAATGCCGTGGGCTTGCAAAACCCCGGCGTGGAAGCCCTGGTGGCGGACATCCTGCCGCGCCTGGCGCGCTTTGGGGTCCCGGTCATCGTCAGCATCGCCGGCGAAACGGCCGGCGAGTACGCCCGCCTGGCCGGGCGGCTGGACGGGGTGCCCGGGATCGCCGCCCTGGAAGTGAACATCTCCTGCCCGAACGTGAAGGCCGGAGGGATCGCGTTCGGCACCGAGCCCGCAATGACGGCCGAGGTGGTCCGGCGGGTCCGGGAGAACACCGCCCTGCCGGTGATCGCCAAGCTCTCGCCCAACGTGACCGACATCAGGACCATCGCCCTGGCCGCCGCCGGGGCGGGGGCCGACGCTCTGTCGCTCATCAACACGCTCTCCGCGATGGTCATCGACGTGGAGCGGCGCCGGCCGCTCCTGGGCAACGTGTTCGGCGGCCTTTCCGGGCCGGCTGTCCGCCCGGTGGCGGTGCGCGCCGTGTGGCAGGTCTACCGGGCGGTGGCGCTGCCGCTGATCGGCATGGGCGGCATCATGACCGCGCGCGACGCCCTGGAGTTCATCCTGGCCGGAGCGCGGGCCGTGGCCGTCGGCACGGCGAACCTGGTCAACCCGGGCGCGGCCGCAGCGGTGGCGGCGGGCCTGGAACAGTACCTGGCCGAGCAGGGGATCGGGGACATAAACGAACTGGTGGGCGCCGCCCACCGGACGGGAGGTTAA
- a CDS encoding dihydroorotate dehydrogenase electron transfer subunit: MTYITDAKVVSHRRVAAGCRRLVLAAPDIAQAVKPGQFLHVRCDGGTRAGHPRGAPTSVGRIGLGWVGSADPLLRRPLSVHDADRERGTVTILYRVVGRGTGLLAEKRTGERVNVLGPLGRGFEPPGHPRQSGHPCQPGHPRQWVGHRRVAIVGGGLGVVPLFFLARELSVGVPPGIQPANAGTPGHSGVPRRAVAVFQGARTAAELDVVDFSILPVDLFTATDDGSRGHAGSVVELFLDTVCHEPVDWVSAAGPPGMLRALAGALETLGLSGEFSLEERMGCGIGACVCCSCRIGTPERWEYRRVCADGPVFPAREVVWE; encoded by the coding sequence GTGACCTACATCACGGACGCCAAAGTGGTTTCCCACCGGCGGGTGGCGGCCGGCTGCCGCCGCCTGGTGCTCGCGGCGCCGGACATCGCCCAAGCTGTCAAGCCCGGCCAGTTCCTGCACGTGCGCTGCGACGGGGGCACCCGCGCGGGGCACCCGCGCGGGGCACCCACGTCAGTGGGTCGGATCGGGTTGGGTTGGGTCGGGTCGGCCGACCCCCTGCTGCGCCGCCCCTTGAGCGTGCACGACGCCGACCGGGAGCGGGGCACAGTTACCATCCTCTACCGGGTGGTCGGCCGCGGCACCGGGCTTTTGGCGGAGAAGAGGACGGGCGAGCGCGTGAACGTCCTTGGCCCGCTGGGACGCGGCTTTGAACCGCCGGGGCACCCACGTCAGTCGGGGCACCCATGTCAGCCGGGGCACCCGCGTCAGTGGGTCGGGCACCGCCGCGTCGCTATTGTCGGCGGGGGCCTCGGCGTCGTCCCACTCTTTTTCCTGGCGCGCGAGCTTTCCGTTGGGGTACCCCCGGGCATCCAACCCGCTAATGCGGGTACCCCTGGGCACTCCGGGGTACCCCGGCGGGCGGTGGCCGTCTTCCAGGGCGCCCGGACCGCCGCCGAACTGGACGTGGTGGACTTCAGCATCCTGCCGGTCGATCTTTTCACGGCCACCGACGACGGCTCCCGCGGGCATGCCGGTTCGGTGGTCGAGCTGTTTCTGGACACGGTTTGCCACGAGCCCGTGGACTGGGTGTCGGCCGCCGGGCCCCCGGGGATGCTCCGCGCCCTGGCGGGCGCGCTGGAGACGCTCGGGCTTTCCGGCGAGTTCTCCCTGGAGGAGCGGATGGGCTGCGGCATCGGGGCCTGCGTGTGCTGCAGCTGCCGGATCGGTACTCCGGAACGGTGGGAGTACCGGCGGGTCTGCGCCGACGGCCCGGTATTCCCCGCCCGGGAGGTGGTCTGGGAATGA